The nucleotide sequence GCCAAAAACAGCACAAACTAAGCTTGTTTTCTAACCTTATTCAGCGAAAAATTAACGAAGACGTCCGCTGTTATATCCTAGCCAGCGATATAGGTATCTCGCTAAATAAAGCTGAAGATACCTCGGTAAACAATATTTTGCCGGGCAAGATCACTGAAATAAGACGTTTAAATAGAAACTTAGCGCAAGTGTGTGTACAAGTTTTCGACCATACATTTATGGTAAACATTACTCGTTATTCTGTAGAGCGCTTACGACTGACTCTTGAACAGCCAGTATATTTACAATTTAAAGCGAGTGCTATTCGCACATACTAAAGCCTAGCCATTATCAACTATAATTAAATAAAACAATATGTTAAGTGATAAAGAACAAATTCGTTACTCACGACAAATGCTGGTAAAAGGTTTTAGTGAAGAACAACAGTTAATGCTTAAAAACGCAACCGTGTTAATTGTCGGTTGTGGTGGTTTAGGCAATCCAGCCAGTCTCTATTTAGCATCATCAGGGATCGGCCGCCTAATTATTGCCGATGGCGATCACGTAGAGCTATCAAACCTGCAACGACAAGTAGTATTTACTGAACAGAGCATCAACCAAAGTAAAGCTGAAGTAATGGCTGCGCACTTAACCAGCCTTAACAGTGATATCGACGTTGAAGCCGTTGATGATATGGTCGATGCTGAATTTTTGGACTACTACTTACCTATGGTCGATGTTGTCTTAGATTGTACAGATAACTTAAATACGCGCTATTTACTCAATGATTATTGTATTGCCCATTCTACGGTATTGATAAGCGGCGCGGCTATTCGAGCGGAAG is from Thalassotalea crassostreae and encodes:
- a CDS encoding HesA/MoeB/ThiF family protein, yielding MLSDKEQIRYSRQMLVKGFSEEQQLMLKNATVLIVGCGGLGNPASLYLASSGIGRLIIADGDHVELSNLQRQVVFTEQSINQSKAEVMAAHLTSLNSDIDVEAVDDMVDAEFLDYYLPMVDVVLDCTDNLNTRYLLNDYCIAHSTVLISGAAIRAEGQVMMVNPNLDNFSCYQCFYPKSKGEPSLNCSTAGVIAPVLGIIGSMQALLAIKHLTAKRTLDNKVMIFDGMTMQWQRFNITKKQNCVCSNNN